The Campylobacter sp. RM10537 genome has a segment encoding these proteins:
- a CDS encoding NAD(P)H-dependent oxidoreductase — protein MNFKDLISKRHACKLFSDKKINTNDLNFILESGILAPSSYGFEPWKFIVFEKQEDNLNLSKLCFNQQNVATASHNIVILARKDLQSKDAFAQKQVHRFADSDEEKFQKILQIYTQKTNMMDDKQLYHYAQLQCYLAMMQMSLAAISLGIDSCMIGGFDKEKMDQFLKLKYPFETAVILALGYRAQEPKHTTKRLKFDEVVEFYKEK, from the coding sequence ATGAATTTTAAAGATCTTATCTCAAAACGTCACGCTTGTAAATTATTTAGCGATAAAAAAATCAATACAAATGATTTAAATTTTATTTTAGAAAGTGGGATTTTAGCTCCTAGCTCTTATGGTTTTGAACCTTGGAAATTTATTGTTTTTGAAAAGCAAGAGGATAATTTAAATCTTTCTAAATTATGTTTTAATCAACAAAATGTTGCCACTGCGAGTCATAATATAGTTATATTAGCAAGAAAAGATTTGCAAAGCAAGGATGCATTTGCTCAAAAACAAGTACATCGTTTTGCTGATTCTGATGAAGAAAAATTTCAAAAAATTTTACAAATTTATACGCAAAAAACCAATATGATGGATGATAAGCAACTTTATCATTACGCTCAACTTCAATGCTATCTTGCAATGATGCAAATGTCTTTAGCCGCTATAAGTCTAGGGATCGATTCTTGCATGATAGGAGGTTTTGACAAAGAAAAAATGGATCAATTTCTAAAATTAAAATATCCTTTTGAAACAGCTGTTATATTAGCTCTTGGATATAGAGCACAAGAACCAAAACATACAACCAAACGTTTAAAATTTGATGAAGTTGTTGAATTTTATAAGGAAAAATAA